The following nucleotide sequence is from Aedes aegypti strain LVP_AGWG chromosome 3, AaegL5.0 Primary Assembly, whole genome shotgun sequence.
GTACCAAGCAGACTGCCCGTAAGTCTACTGGAGGAAAGGCTCCTCGCAAGCAGCTGGCTACCAAGccgctcgcaagagcgccccggctaccggaggagtcaagaagcccCATCGTTATCGGCCAGGAACCGTCGCTCTGCGTGAAATCCGTCGCTATCAGAAGTCAACTGAGCTGCTGATCCGCAAGCTGCCCTTCCAGCGCCTGGTTCGTGAAAttgctcaggacttcaagactGACCTGCGCTTCCAGAGCTCGGCTGTCATGGCCCTACAGGAAGCTAGCGAGGCCTATCTGGTCGgtcttttcgaagataccaacctgtgcgccatccacgccaagcgtgtcactaTCATGCCCAAGGACATTCAGCTGGCTcgccgtatccgtggagaacgtgCCTAAATTTGGTCTACGTTAGTTACCATTCTaaaaaacggcccttttcagggccactacCACATTCCACAAAAGAGTTATCAGGAATTATTCCCTCGGAATAACTGACGAAGTCAACTTATTCCCATATTTTCGCTAAATCTAGACTAACTCTTGGCGCATTTCGGCTAAAATACACCATTCGACTTCCAACATCTTCGTATCTCTCGCTATCGTGAAAGAGCCAATGAATCGGTTACATTACGCTACGCCTAGCCTACGCTAGCCAATTAATCGGTTACATTACATTACGCCATTATTGTTTTTAACGGCAGGGCAGACTGAACGACGCAGGTAACGACATATGTGTTCCGTTTGTATCGAGTGCACAAGTCGGTAGGCAAAATGACAATGAAACGGCTTCAGCATCAGCCGTGATTTCTCTACCCATATTTCAAACTTCTACCCCTTTATGGCAAACGATGGAGGATGTGGTGTGGAGGATGCTCGATATTCACCTAGAAAACTTAACTCAAAGCCCACTTTGATAATGACAAACTAACACTGCTGGCATGTTTCCACCAGCAAAACAGCACACAATCTAGGTGGAAGTTGAGAATAACATTCCTCGTAACTTAACTCTAAGCACACCTTTGTTTATGACAAACTAATAACATTCCTGTGACTTAACTCTAAGCGCACCTTTGTTTATGACAAACTAACACTActgggatgttttttttttgcaccagCAAAAACAGCACACAATCCAGATGCAAGCAGCAGTGGTTGGTGCTAAACGAATGCGATTGGTAGCACCACCAACGACGGCGAGTGGCTGACGTGCTGTGTGCCGATGTAGTTGGATATTATTTGCAATTGACACCTAGACGTACTTATTACAATAGTTTACTTTACACCAAATACATAATTTCGAACAACTCTCTAGCGGTTAGAAACGaatattgtcgtcctgaaaaggacggttttgttttgattgcgCACGGTCTTCAGTCGAGCGGGAAGTAATTTAGGCCTTCTTTTCGGTTTTCTTGGGCAACAGAACAGCCTGAATGTTTGGCAACACACCACCCTGTGCAATGGGTAACGCCAGACAGCAGTTTGTTCAATTCCTCATCGTTACGGATGGCCAACTGCAGATGACGGGGAATGATTCTGGTCTTTCTGTTATCACGTAGACTGGAGCGCCAGCACCAACTCGCTCGGCGTAGTTGCCCTTCCTGAGCAGACGGTGGATACGACCGACCGGGAACTGCAATCCTGCCCGGTTGGAACGGGACTTTGCCTTTCCCTTAACTTTGCCTCCTTTGCCGCGGCCAGACATTATGAGATAGTAGGTTTGAGTTTAAACTAACAGAGAAACGTTTACAAAGCGTACGTAAACTGTACTGATGGGGAATCGCCAGAACGGAGGGTTATTTTATACATGCGCAGCACTGCGATGTACCAATACCAGGGAGGTAGAAGTGGAACATCGAAACAGCAAACAAATTCGAAGGGGGCCGTAGCGGTGCTCTCTATTCTACGAGTATAAAAGATAAACCGCTCCGGTCGAacggcatcatcatcatcagtttTCAACCACCAGCGCGCGCGGACGTGTATTCGAGAGCGAGTATTTTCCGAGCGAATCAACAGTGAGCAGTGCAGTGACATTCCAACCGATCGCGGTTGAAGAAACAGTTAACCACTTTTCAGTGGTACAGTGACAGTGACAGTAACAGTGATACGGTAAAGACTTTATACCATTAGTGTGAAAAAAGTGATACAGTGCAAAGAGAGTCTTTGCGCGAAGAAGTGCGAACGAGCATGGCGGCGAGTTCGGGGTGGGACCCTGGGCTTCCCCCCACGGCGTTCAATGGCGGTCCAACGGTTCCGGAATGGATGGGCGGCGTAGGCATCGGCCAGCTGCAAATCCTTTCCTTGTATGCAACGGACGGT
It contains:
- the LOC5578473 gene encoding histone H2A, with amino-acid sequence MSGRGKGGKVKGKAKSRSNRAGLQFPVGRIHRLLRKGNYAERVGAGAPVYVITERPESFPVICSWPSGGVLPNIQAVLLPKKTEKKA